Genomic window (Lutra lutra chromosome 2, mLutLut1.2, whole genome shotgun sequence):
AATTCTTCCCTCGGATGCACAGCCAGCCAGTAAAAGACTGACATGGAGATTTTGCAGTGAGGAAAGGTAGGCTAGAGCTAAGGCTTCAAGTCCCAAACTGCCCGATGACTTACAggtgagggtttgttttttttttttttaaagattttatttatttatctgacagacagagatcacaactaggcagagaggcaggcagagagagaggaggaagcgggctgcttgctgagcagagaacccgttgctgggctcgatcccaggaccctgggaccatgacctgagccgaaggcagtggcctaaccactgagccacccaggcgcccccaggtgaGGGTTTTTAAGCGCAGAATTTGGTCAGGGGGTGTCTCAGCAGGTGAATGCTGTTGATGGTTTGGAGGTGCAGTTGTGTTCACAGGCTTACTTAGTTATTCTGGTCCCACAGAGGTCTGTCTGTTCAATTTTGAGAGACTTAGaatttgaaaaatgtctttttttttttttttttaagattttatttgtcagagagacagagtgcacaagtaccgggagccacaggcagagggagaacaggctccccacactacaaggagcccgatgcggggtcaatcctaggaccctggggtcatgacctgagccaaaggcagatgcctaactgactgagccacccaggcgtccccaaaatgtctttcttttgttAGAGATTTCATTAGGTACATCTGGTGATTCTGTGGTTAGGATAGTGTTGATCAGTGGCTTGTATACGCCTAAACGAGCTACTTGTCTGGGCGTAAGTTAACGGGCTTGGATCCTTTGTGTTCCTTTGAATGATCAGCAAGTATTCCTGGGTCTTGGGCCTGGGTCTTCGTGTTTCCTGGCCAGTCCAGCTGTGCCCCGGGAAGATAAGACCTCTGGTGTTCATCCGTTCATCTGAATTAACTGGGTCTGGCTTTGGCTGGTGACACTGTAAGGGGAACGGGGCTTAGTGAAGAGTTGTTTCAGTGCTCACGTTTATTCCTATTCCTTCACTGTGTTTGGAATGTTGGGTGTGGCCTTGTGTTTTGCTGTTAACCTCTGTGACCTGATCTCTGGACCTTCGGAGGGTGCGTAGACTTGGTGCCAGAATCTTCTCTCTGTGGAGATGCATGGAAGGCACTGCTTGGTTAAAGCTAGTGACCAGTGTAGGGGTGAGACTGCTTTGGGAAGCTCTGGGAAGAACTAGAAGGCAGTTGGAGATGGAAGATGGTTGGGTGTGCATTCTGGAACTTTGATTCCTATGAGACACACGTGGGGATCTGGGTCTTGTGACATAGTGTCTGGTGTCTGCGGTGGCACCTATCAAGTGGGTTTATTTAGACAACCTTGCTGGCCCCAAATGACAAAGAAGTTTGGGTAGAGAATGATGGAGGACGCTTCGCTGTCAGAATGACCTCACATGTTACAAGGTTTTTAGAGGATCACATCAAAGAGAGTCTCCAAGGAGCCTGGGGACactggaggaaggaaaaggtgTTATCGGGGCCCATAAAGTCCCTTCTAGTCTATCAAGGTAGACCTGACCATGATTTGAGTTCAAAGTCAGACATGTGATCAATAAGTGTTCATTTGCCTTGAAAAACAAAGATctatagaaaatcttttttcaaataaagatgtTGTTCAGAAGACCAAAGCCAGTGTGTGTGTTAATCCATTTCTTTTGAAATGGACACTCTTCTTTCAGCGCTGCCACCAGCAAGCGGGACCGAGCTACTTGAAGGTTGGGGTTCTCGTGAGCCTGGAACTGGGAGGGAGAATTGCTTACAGCAGGTGGTGTGGGGACAGGTTGACAGAACTCTCAGCTTTTAACAGAGATGAACTTCAGGCCATCATCTCGTCTCTGGCCTTGCTTCTCAGCAGCTGCAGTATGTTTAGTCTCTCAATCAGTGGGAATAGAACATGCTTTCTGTCCTACCTGAGGCACCAGGAATGTGAAGGCAAGTCCCGGATAGGGAAGAGCTGGGACGAGTAATTGCACTACCGTATGCTTGAGTATCCTGTGGGAGCATGAGGAGGGACTGAGCACTCATGGAGGAGACTGGAAAGCTCTTTAGAGCAAACGACTTGCCCTGAGTGTGGAGTACAACCTCTGAGAGCAGAACCCAGTGGGGGACCCTGGAGCTCGGAACCACGGGAGCTGCAGCCCTGGGGAGACTCTGGAGGACACTGGGGGAGCCAGGTGAGAGAGGTGGGCCGAGGAGAGAGGCTTCCTCAGGGAGTTAATTCATCTGCATTGGACTGTGCTGATGGATGCTCAAAGCCATAGGACAGGCAGGGTGTGATTTCCAGAACTGCTACACATGATTTGATTGGAGCAAGCATGTGTTCATGGAGAGAGGCTAAGATACATGTCTTGGATGACTGTGTACTTTATCATAGAGTACCTGGGCACAGAGTCCTTTACAGAAACTGTTTCTGTCCATGGAATCCTTGTCCACGCTCCTGGCCTTCTGAGGTCTGGAGCAGGCACAGAAATAGTGCCGGGAGCCCTTGAGACCCAGGAGCAGGGGAGTGTTGGGGGTCATGTGTGTAGCGTGGGAGGCTTACTCACTGCCTGCAGTCTGTGTGTTGATGGGACTTGGGTGAAGGCGAGAATATGGGGGCTGGTGCACATGGGAGTTGAGAGCCTGACCTGGAGCGGGGGAGTAGGGAGGACCCACTAGGCTTTCCTGGGGCCTAGAGTCAGTGTCTATCTGTGTCAGTCAAGGCGGCTAGGTTAAACTGTGCTAACAGGTCCCCCCAAAGTCTTGGGGCATATAGCCTGCAAGAGttatttctcattccttttgATGTACACCACAGGTCACTTGCTCCACATTCTCTTAATTCAGGGAGCTGGCTGAAGGATCACCCCTCTTTGAGATATCATGGACCTTGATCAGAAGACTTAGTTgtgggctcttgggtggctcagtgggttaagcctctgcttcagctcaggtcatggtcccagggtcctgggatcgagccccacatcaggctctctgctcagcggggagcctgcttcctcctctctctctctctgcctgctgttctgcctacttgtgatctctgtctgtcaaataaataaataaaatctttaaaaaaaaaaaaaagaaaacttagttGTAAGTTGcttcagtgatttaaaaacaaatgtgttgGTGTAAAACTTGccatacttgtgtgtgtgtgtgtgtgtgcgcatgcgcgcACAtagattttcccttttattaactGACCACAGATTATACTCCTCCATTAGGGTGCATTTCATCTCTTCATTGTCTTAGGGCTCGATGCTAGGCCTCCTTTGTGGTCAGAGCCTTAAAGTCTGAATCCTTTGGACCCCTGGCTCTAAGGCAGAGCACTGTGGCGACAAGCTGAGCGTCTTCCCTCGTGTTTGTGACGCAGTGTGATGGAGAGGCCTACAGGCCTTGTGTGCATTTCCTGCTTTAACTCATCCATTTGCCCCTAGTCGGATTCTGGATCTGTGGAACTGAACCCACTTCCAGATCAGCTAGAAAATTTGAATCACCTGTCAGCAGCTGCGAAATCATTTGTCACGGATGAGCCAGTGGTGCCCAGACTCCCCTTGCCGTGAATTCTGAGATTCTGTGTTCTCTTCCAGAAGGCCTGGGAAGTTCTCCAGTGGCCACTTGCGTCAGCTGGCTTGTGAGCCTGCCTCTTCACTAGTGTTTTGTTGCAATATGATACAGAACGATACTTTTGTTTCTTCTGAGAACAGGTGAGTGTCCCATACCCACATAGCTCACTGAGCCGCCTTTCCCAGTGTCGGCTTCCATGCCAGAGAGGCCCGCTTATGCTTCATCTTTCAGACAGCACTGCTGTCCCTGCTACTCTCTGCTCCTTTATTTTGCTTCTCACTACCTGACATGTGATAATTAATTGGTGTATTGTCTGACCTCTCCGCTTGGAATGTCAGGAATTTTGTTTACTGCTACATTCCCAGCACAGAGATGAATGCTTGGCTGCCATGTGGCTGGTGCTTAATACTCACTGAATGAGCATCAGTTCTATACATACATTACATttaattgtggggcacctgggtggctaggttggttAGCGTCAGACACttggtctcggctcaggtcatgagattgagcctcatgtcagggTCTGCTtttgattctctccctttccttgtctctcaaaaataaataaatcttaaaaaaaaaaagtagttgtgTCTGCTTACCAGTGCACATAACTCAAACCGAAGTTTCTAAGGCAGAAACTTTAGTGTGCTTCTTGATTCATCCCTCTTTCTCAGcaaccccttcctccttccttgtgCTGTCACTGAGGCTCTGATAAGAGCGTACCCTGGATTCATAgaccccctcccactgccctaGGCCGCTGGTGCAGCGCTCTCCTAACTGACCCCCCTGCTGTGGCTTCATgtctctcctgctccttcccagtCAGCAGTGGGTGGGGCTATGTCAGGTCCCTGCTGAGAaccattttgaaaattcattttactgggatgcctgggtggctcagtgggttaagcatctgcctccagccatggtgatgattccagggtcctgggattgagtcccacatcaggctccctgctcagtgcggagtctgcttcttcccttgtctgccgctccccctgcttgtgctctctctctctctgacaaatcaatacaatctttaaaagcgaggagcatgagtggggggatgggcagaggcagagggacaggcagactccctgatgagagCAGAGCtccctgagatcataagctgagctgaGGTcagactcaactgactgagccacccagctgccccttgtGTCATTCATTTCTTCTGTACGTGTGTTACTGTGTTTTATAGCCTTTGtggccaaccccccccccccccccccccccgccaaaaactCGAAGAAACAAAAACCCCCATGCATTTAAGAATGTGACTTGTTTGGACTTGGAGGTGCTGGTGTCTGATCAGTGGCTCTCTGGCGGCCTGGGTGGAGGGATGCGTGGCCCGTGGACCTCCGTGGTCCAGGGCGGCATGATGCTCCCTCAGTGCTGAGCCACCCACAAAAGCAGGGACAGGGCCCCACTGGCACGGGGCAGTAAGGAGGTGGTCCACCTGATCAACTGATCCGAGtcctttccttctccagctccGTACTGGGCAGGAGCAGGAAGTAACAAATCAGGGAACTCAccgtgctggggtgggggcactgAGGGGGTCAAGAAGTAATCCATGTCCACCAGACCAGGAacatttcacaaacattttaCTGATCACAGGGGCAGCTGGAGGCTGTGGAGCACAGGGTTCTGGAAGCCAGGGgctgctccctgcccaccccctccccctccagggcCGCTGGGGTTCTGGGCTTGCAGGACGTCAGGGGCGCCCAGCTTGCTCGAAGTACTTGTGGCAGGCAGCCGTGAGTGTGGCCACAAACACGATGAACTCGCTGAAGTTCACCTCGGCATCCCCGTTGGCGTCCAGGTCTTTGAGCAGTTTGTCAACGGCGTCCCTGTCCCTTTTAGTCTAGAGACAGAGGCCGGGGTCAGTGGGTGAGAGGCCCATGCACTGCTGCCTggtcggggggcgggggaagggtggggggacaCTGACAGGTTGTGTCACTGGGCTCCAGGAGGCCAGGAGCCAGGGTTGGGTTTAGGGCCAATCGGAATTGTGTGGTGCAGCTCAGAGGCAGCGTTTGTCTTACTGGCAAGTTTGGAAGGGGGAGTCTTTGGACTGTTTAAGATGCTTTAGAAGGGGGACCACCCCCAGGATGTGCTGCCAGCCTGGCGGGGTCACTTTAGGCGATCACGTATGGGCCATGCCCTGCACACCTGTCCCGGCCACAAGCCTCTGATCCTCAGAATGGGGAAATCCAAGCTGgggtgagaggtggggaggaggggtgggcaggggaggcctGGGGGCCTATGGCCCTGAGCCCTAGCTTTTACAAGCACCTTGCTGAGGATCCCAGGCTTAGCCACCGGTTCTCAAATTGTGTTCCCGGgccacctgcctctgcccctccagcaacccccagctTTTGGGTTCAAAATCTCCATGGGTTAGACTCAAACTTGGCTTGTTATCAGAACATCTGCACCATGCCCGATTCCTAACCGGGGCAGGGGCGTTCAGTGAGCATCCAGGTTTGAGACTTTGCGGTGATATTAAgttcaaaaggaaattaaattgcATATTTAGAATTTCATACACATTAGCTTTGAGCTTTTGACTGGGgaaaaggcagaaagggagagggagagtgtgctgggggaggggatttCTTGCCTTCACGtttctgtatttttacattttctaccaCAAACACATTtataagagacaaaaacaaatgaacttcATTTAAAGATCTATACCCTCACTACCTTTATATACTGAAGTGCTCAGTGTGTTTGAAGGCTAAAAATCTTAGGCTTCCATTTTTAAGAATCAGCTCAGGGTAGATCCATTAGAGGGCAGGAGGTGGGGTTTggtggggccagggaggaggcaagaggggaaggggaggagtggAGAAGAAGGGGAGCTGTAattgaagagaagagaaggacagtaaggaaagggaagggaagagagggggcgggaaagagggaaggagtggGGCAAGGGTGAGgacctggaggaagggagggagagaggaaaggagggggagaaggggagggcggggtagaggagagaagaggaagaaaaagaggagggaaaagggggagagaggaagggaaggaaaagagaggaggagggagggaggaggagagtagagggaaggaggaagaaggaaggaggagggggagagtggaagggagggggaagaggggaggaaggggaggagaggagagaggggagggaaagtggaggaaggaaaggggtaGGAGGAGGGAACGGGAAGAGGACGGAGCCAGAAGAGGCAGCCAGAGGGTCAAGAACCGAGAGGAGCATAATGGGGAAAGGAGGACCGAGAGGGGAGCCCCCTGTTTTGAGGTCCCTGAGGAGGTCTCCCTTGGGCAGATCCAGGTCCAGGGGCTCCAGGCAGATAAGTGCCAGGTGGGACCTCCTCCCATCTGTACCCCTGTCAGCCCCGCTAACACCACTCGGGGGATGCTGGGAGGACACAGCCAAGCAGACAGGAGGGCAGGGGTGTTCATGGCCAGCCACCTCAGAGGGGTGCAGCGGTGAGGGACCAGCAAACCCAGCCCCACCATCCCTACTGCTCAGGTTCAGGTTTgcaaaccaccccccacccctagctCTGCCACTGGGCCCCTGCTGAGAAAGAATCCTGGTGGCTCTAACTTCATGTGTCAGGGACTGAGCTGGCtactccagctccctgctccta
Coding sequences:
- the S100P gene encoding protein S100-P — its product is MTELETAMGMIIDVFARYAGVEGSKQSLTKGELKTLMEKELPGFLQTKRDRDAVDKLLKDLDANGDAEVNFSEFIVFVATLTAACHKYFEQAGRP